A window of the Haloarcula rubripromontorii genome harbors these coding sequences:
- a CDS encoding ATP-binding protein: protein MDQFVDRESELARLQDCYESEDAEMVVIFGRRRLGKTELVRQSLADRDDVVMYQATETTKQVHLDEFVDLASESFPGVSRIKPEWESLLGYLAEQDAVIVLDEFPYLIDADESLPSVIQRLWDHELQDTAATLILVGSSISMMEEATLLGNSPLYGRFTEKLDLRQFDFGAAREFFPASYTPEEQVFAWGVFGGTPYYLDGAELDHGLGTVIQQSLLDQQGFLHNEPEYVLRTELTDPNRYFAILKAIAAGNATSNEIAQTVGIGGKQISTYTKKLERLRLVDREVPVTEDKTKSRRGRYRILDPLFRFWFRFVYGNEDRYDRLNDHAYETVIEAEMADFVSHEFETLCQDALSGMYPDELFTDIGRWWYKDQEVDVVGLTADGTMVTGECKFTNSPLKYNALASLEEQTQEIRWSPDSGDVTRKYVLFARNGFTQSVRDAATERDDLQLFDLEEIVDSF, encoded by the coding sequence ATGGACCAGTTCGTGGACCGAGAGAGCGAACTTGCACGTCTTCAGGACTGCTACGAGTCCGAAGATGCAGAGATGGTCGTCATCTTCGGTCGGCGTCGCCTCGGGAAAACTGAACTCGTGAGACAGTCGCTCGCTGACCGCGACGATGTTGTCATGTACCAAGCCACCGAAACGACGAAACAAGTGCATCTCGACGAATTCGTTGACCTCGCTTCCGAGTCATTCCCCGGCGTCAGCCGAATCAAACCCGAGTGGGAGTCACTCCTCGGCTATCTCGCTGAACAAGACGCCGTCATCGTGCTTGACGAGTTCCCGTATCTTATCGACGCCGACGAGAGTCTGCCGTCAGTCATTCAGCGACTCTGGGACCACGAACTACAGGATACCGCGGCGACACTCATCCTCGTCGGTTCATCAATCAGCATGATGGAAGAGGCTACGCTCCTCGGAAACAGTCCGTTGTACGGCCGGTTTACCGAGAAACTCGACCTGCGACAGTTCGACTTCGGCGCTGCAAGAGAGTTCTTCCCCGCGTCGTACACACCGGAAGAACAAGTATTCGCGTGGGGTGTCTTCGGCGGCACACCGTACTACTTAGACGGGGCCGAACTTGACCACGGCCTCGGAACGGTTATTCAACAGTCCCTCCTCGACCAGCAGGGATTTCTGCACAACGAACCCGAGTACGTCCTCCGTACCGAACTTACTGACCCGAATCGATACTTTGCGATTCTGAAAGCAATCGCCGCCGGGAACGCTACATCAAACGAGATCGCGCAGACAGTCGGCATCGGAGGCAAGCAAATTTCGACGTACACGAAGAAACTAGAACGGCTTCGGTTGGTCGACCGCGAAGTTCCGGTCACAGAAGACAAGACGAAGTCGAGGCGAGGACGGTACCGGATACTCGACCCGCTGTTCCGCTTCTGGTTCCGGTTCGTCTACGGTAACGAGGATCGGTACGACCGACTGAATGATCACGCCTACGAGACCGTTATCGAAGCAGAGATGGCCGACTTCGTCAGTCACGAGTTCGAAACACTCTGTCAAGATGCACTCTCCGGGATGTATCCCGACGAACTGTTCACAGATATCGGCCGCTGGTGGTACAAAGACCAGGAAGTGGATGTCGTCGGTCTCACGGCCGATGGAACGATGGTGACGGGCGAGTGCAAATTTACGAACAGCCCGCTCAAGTATAACGCGCTTGCATCGCTCGAAGAACAGACACAGGAAATTCGCTGGTCGCCTGATAGCGGTGATGTTACCCGAAAGTACGTTCTTTTCGCCCGCAATGGCTTTACACAGTCAGTTCGAGACGCAGCAACCGAACGCGACGATCTCCAACTGTTCGACCTGGAAGAAATCGTAGATAGCTTTTGA
- a CDS encoding glycoside hydrolase family 36 protein produces MVQLDAGETAVRFVPETGRLAVRHGAKALASGTVLAELGAERLPATDSYHVASSEDGIQVRYDGATAETTVWLTTADGGVHVSVAVTNTADEPRPVGRLCPLVADDLAFGPETQVYRHGYQSWTPTATLPVGESFPAVEPVDVPMMTDAAAPATTSHCQIGLLDDDTALTAGFLDHSEFVTRFDYQHGEGVEALSAVCPGDGVDLGPGETVTSAPLRIDATRPVDEALTAIADRTGARMDARVGEWVPSGWCSWYHYFTEVTAADVRTNRAALDDWGLPAEIVQLDDGYQTAFGDWRTLAEGFEDMTALVDDIDDAGHTPGLWLAPFFVQEDATLVEDHPEWLLTDGDGAFVSAGERHGEMYGLDLTHPGVQRWLRETFRTITEEWGFDYLKLDFLYAGALPGERFADVTRAEAYRRGLAAIRETAGDETYILGCGAPQGQSVGFVDAMRVGPDTAEYWVREGESASEPAHENAIRNVLNRNYLHRRWWVTDPDCQLVRETTELSMAERETFGAIVALTGGSNVFSDKISEIGSEGRELLERSLPPVENGTVAGVGETEFPERVECERPADAGRAVALFNWCDEPANCSLSLATEERGWDALAGEPVAAGGTVERTISAHGCLLVHVAPALDRPHLLGTDHLAGLGGRVEQVKWDADEAGGRLTLSLDVETTQNIVLAVPEGWTHPDTDAAYDTGTLERTARPGTTTIAFERA; encoded by the coding sequence ATGGTCCAACTCGACGCGGGCGAGACGGCCGTCAGATTCGTGCCCGAGACGGGACGCCTCGCGGTGCGACACGGAGCGAAGGCACTCGCGAGTGGAACCGTCCTGGCCGAACTCGGCGCCGAGCGCCTGCCGGCGACCGACAGCTACCACGTCGCCAGTTCCGAGGACGGGATCCAAGTCCGCTATGACGGGGCCACCGCGGAGACGACGGTTTGGCTCACTACGGCCGACGGCGGCGTTCACGTCTCGGTGGCGGTCACAAACACGGCCGACGAGCCCAGGCCGGTCGGCCGGCTCTGTCCGCTCGTTGCCGACGACCTGGCCTTCGGCCCTGAGACGCAAGTGTACCGCCACGGCTACCAGTCTTGGACGCCGACCGCGACGCTCCCCGTCGGCGAGTCGTTTCCCGCTGTCGAACCGGTCGATGTACCGATGATGACCGACGCGGCCGCGCCGGCGACGACGAGTCACTGCCAGATCGGACTGCTCGATGACGACACAGCCCTGACCGCCGGCTTTCTCGACCACTCCGAGTTCGTCACCCGCTTCGACTATCAACACGGTGAGGGCGTCGAGGCGCTGTCAGCGGTCTGTCCCGGCGACGGCGTCGACCTGGGACCGGGCGAAACAGTAACGAGCGCGCCCCTCCGGATCGACGCGACCCGTCCGGTCGACGAGGCGCTGACTGCGATCGCTGACCGGACCGGCGCTCGGATGGACGCCCGCGTCGGCGAGTGGGTACCGTCCGGCTGGTGCTCGTGGTACCACTACTTCACCGAGGTCACCGCCGCGGACGTACGGACGAACCGCGCTGCCCTCGACGATTGGGGGCTCCCGGCCGAGATCGTCCAGCTCGACGACGGCTACCAGACTGCCTTCGGCGACTGGCGGACGCTGGCCGAGGGGTTCGAGGACATGACCGCGCTGGTCGACGATATCGACGATGCCGGTCACACCCCGGGCCTGTGGCTCGCGCCCTTCTTCGTCCAGGAGGACGCCACGCTCGTCGAGGACCACCCGGAGTGGCTGTTGACCGACGGCGACGGGGCGTTCGTCTCGGCGGGCGAGCGCCACGGTGAGATGTACGGCCTTGACCTGACCCACCCCGGCGTCCAGCGGTGGCTCCGGGAGACCTTCCGAACGATCACCGAAGAGTGGGGCTTCGACTACCTCAAACTCGACTTCCTCTACGCCGGGGCACTGCCCGGCGAGCGGTTCGCCGACGTGACCCGTGCGGAGGCGTATAGACGTGGGCTAGCGGCGATCCGGGAGACCGCCGGCGACGAGACGTACATCCTGGGCTGTGGCGCACCACAGGGCCAGAGCGTCGGCTTCGTCGACGCGATGCGGGTCGGTCCCGACACCGCCGAGTACTGGGTCCGCGAGGGTGAGTCCGCCAGCGAGCCGGCCCACGAGAACGCCATCCGGAACGTCCTCAACCGGAATTACCTCCACCGCCGGTGGTGGGTCACCGACCCGGACTGCCAGCTGGTTCGGGAGACGACGGAACTCTCGATGGCCGAACGGGAGACGTTCGGGGCAATCGTCGCACTCACTGGCGGTTCAAACGTCTTCAGCGACAAGATCAGCGAGATCGGGTCGGAGGGACGAGAGCTGCTAGAGCGGTCACTCCCGCCGGTCGAGAACGGAACCGTCGCCGGCGTCGGGGAAACGGAGTTCCCCGAACGTGTCGAGTGTGAGCGGCCCGCTGACGCCGGCCGAGCGGTCGCGCTGTTCAACTGGTGCGACGAGCCGGCGAATTGCTCGCTGTCGCTCGCCACCGAGGAACGTGGTTGGGACGCCCTAGCGGGCGAACCGGTCGCCGCCGGCGGCACGGTCGAGCGGACGATATCGGCCCACGGCTGTCTGCTCGTCCACGTCGCCCCGGCCCTGGATCGCCCCCACCTGCTGGGGACCGACCACCTCGCCGGTCTCGGGGGCCGCGTCGAGCAGGTGAAGTGGGACGCCGACGAAGCGGGTGGCCGTCTGACGCTCTCGCTCGATGTCGAGACCACACAGAACATTGTGCTGGCGGTTCCCGAGGGCTGGACGCATCCCGACACGGACGCAGCATACGACACCGGAACCCTCGAACGTACCGCCCGGCCGGGGACGACTACGATAGCCTTCGAACGGGCCTGA
- a CDS encoding IclR family transcriptional regulator, with translation MDESYPVQSTATTLRVVEALLGRGEAGVTELARELDLSKGAVHNHLQTLQQLEYVVREGRQYRVGSRFLDLGARARESMPVYQAARAEVARLARSSGEVAALVVEEHDTATYVLVAGGDGGETAIREGIRRPLPADAAGRAILAHRPEDEIRTLLAETEYPAGNGSSAPDETALLDELRTVREQSVAFDREERADGTRSVAAPLTTDDGRSVGAVSVTGPANRMSGKRLEEDVTGLVVSSANSISVDLF, from the coding sequence ATGGACGAGTCGTACCCGGTGCAGTCGACTGCGACGACGCTGCGGGTCGTCGAGGCGTTGCTCGGTCGGGGTGAAGCGGGCGTGACCGAACTCGCACGGGAACTCGATCTCTCGAAAGGGGCGGTCCACAATCACCTCCAGACGCTCCAGCAGTTGGAGTACGTCGTCCGGGAAGGCCGCCAGTACCGCGTCGGATCGCGGTTTCTGGATCTCGGCGCGCGAGCGCGCGAGTCGATGCCGGTATACCAGGCCGCGCGGGCAGAAGTCGCCCGCCTCGCGCGCTCTAGCGGCGAGGTCGCGGCCCTCGTCGTCGAGGAACACGACACGGCGACGTACGTGTTGGTAGCGGGCGGCGACGGGGGCGAAACCGCCATCCGCGAGGGGATCCGTCGACCGTTGCCGGCCGACGCCGCGGGGCGGGCAATACTGGCTCACCGCCCCGAAGACGAGATCAGGACGCTGCTAGCAGAGACGGAGTATCCCGCGGGCAACGGCAGCTCCGCACCCGACGAGACGGCACTGCTCGACGAACTCCGGACCGTCCGCGAGCAGAGCGTCGCCTTCGACCGCGAGGAACGGGCTGACGGGACCAGAAGCGTCGCTGCCCCGCTCACGACCGACGACGGGCGGTCGGTCGGTGCGGTGTCGGTCACCGGGCCGGCCAACCGGATGAGCGGGAAGCGCCTCGAAGAGGACGTCACCGGCCTTGTTGTCAGCAGCGCGAATAGTATTTCTGTCGACCTGTTCTAA
- a CDS encoding extracellular solute-binding protein: MTDSNRRLDRRRILQLSAAGLAGLAGCGTGSQPATDSSGSDGGSSDGGSGGSTETSADGGSGSQMASSVAAWSWDVAAKSLDLIDDPYEEANGGDVTVEQFGRSNMKDKFKSRILSGSGAPAIATMESVDAAAWVNTGGLRDIGPWIEDAGIKDGFVSGKWGPLTKDGATYALPWDLGPVGMFYRNDVADEHGLDLESVETWDQFIAEGEKLPDGTALVNFPPNDYDGIWRMMFRQLGGLPFTDSGAVNINSEKSLQVARQMKRAHDAGITSSVASWSSEWFNRFAEGTIAGLYGGAWIEGTLKAEIGDTSGKWRVMKPPAYESGGNRATNWGGSNLVIADQVSDAKARRAFDYMQYALANEEMQLKMYREYGLFPAYKPAYESDAFDQGSEFLGGQAAGRMFAEIAPNIPSYTYTTDTPEITKAINSEFKKMISGDLSPKEAVDSAANQVAERTGRELA; this comes from the coding sequence ATGACTGACTCCAACCGACGACTCGACCGACGACGCATCTTGCAACTGAGCGCGGCAGGTCTCGCGGGCCTGGCCGGCTGTGGGACCGGTAGCCAGCCAGCCACGGACAGCAGTGGCTCGGACGGCGGCAGCAGCGACGGCGGTAGCGGCGGCTCGACCGAGACATCCGCTGACGGTGGCTCCGGCTCGCAGATGGCCTCTTCGGTGGCGGCCTGGAGCTGGGACGTTGCGGCCAAATCGCTCGATCTCATCGACGACCCCTACGAGGAAGCCAACGGCGGGGATGTCACCGTCGAGCAGTTCGGCCGCTCGAACATGAAAGACAAGTTCAAATCGCGCATCCTCTCCGGGTCGGGCGCGCCGGCTATCGCCACGATGGAGAGTGTCGACGCGGCTGCCTGGGTCAACACGGGCGGACTGCGCGACATCGGCCCGTGGATCGAGGACGCTGGTATCAAAGACGGCTTCGTCTCCGGGAAGTGGGGCCCGCTCACGAAAGACGGCGCCACGTACGCGCTCCCGTGGGACCTCGGTCCGGTCGGAATGTTCTACCGCAACGATGTCGCCGACGAACACGGGCTCGATCTCGAAAGCGTCGAGACCTGGGACCAGTTCATCGCGGAGGGTGAGAAACTCCCCGACGGGACCGCGCTGGTAAACTTCCCACCGAACGACTACGACGGGATCTGGCGGATGATGTTCCGCCAACTCGGTGGCCTGCCGTTCACCGACAGCGGCGCCGTGAACATCAACTCCGAGAAGTCTCTGCAGGTCGCCCGCCAGATGAAGCGGGCGCACGACGCCGGTATCACCTCCAGTGTCGCCTCTTGGTCCAGCGAGTGGTTCAACCGCTTCGCCGAGGGCACGATCGCCGGGCTGTACGGCGGGGCCTGGATCGAAGGGACGCTGAAAGCCGAGATCGGTGACACCTCGGGCAAGTGGCGTGTGATGAAGCCACCGGCATACGAGTCCGGCGGTAACCGGGCGACCAACTGGGGCGGCTCGAACCTCGTCATCGCCGACCAGGTCAGCGACGCCAAGGCCCGCCGTGCCTTTGACTACATGCAATATGCGCTGGCAAACGAGGAGATGCAACTCAAGATGTACAGGGAATACGGACTCTTCCCGGCCTACAAGCCGGCCTACGAGTCGGACGCGTTCGACCAGGGGTCGGAGTTCCTTGGCGGGCAGGCCGCCGGCCGGATGTTTGCCGAGATCGCGCCGAACATCCCGAGCTACACGTACACGACCGACACGCCCGAGATCACGAAGGCGATCAACAGCGAGTTCAAGAAGATGATCTCCGGCGACCTCTCGCCGAAGGAGGCCGTCGACAGTGCAGCCAATCAAGTCGCCGAGCGCACGGGTCGGGAGCTCGCGTAA
- a CDS encoding carbohydrate ABC transporter permease, with product MSTSSSNPVRDKLTAVRERAKQAVTPIWRAFIDAVRPARQAQIRATRSVGARLPFSVSAPYLFLAPFFILFSSFLAFPILYTLYLSFHTYQGIGNATLFWIDLGPIQFELTRIAQLEYVGLQNYQRLLGDALFQNALANTTFILLVQVPLMIVLGLALALALNASWMRFKGLFRTTIALPVAANLVAYATVFLLLLQDNGLVNTVFQMLGLPTVPWLSGGTALIPGPLKSVLGTGFWPRISLVGAVTWRWTGYNMIILLAGLQSIPQQLYEAAEIDGASRWEKFRYVTLPQLRPVLLFVVVTSTIGTFRLFSEPLIISEGGAPLSATRTLVVYIYNIAFQQFQLGYASAMTVVLVGIVAVLSIVQLRIGGESDA from the coding sequence ATGTCGACCAGCTCCTCAAACCCGGTCAGAGACAAGCTCACTGCGGTCCGCGAGCGGGCCAAACAGGCCGTCACACCGATCTGGCGGGCGTTTATCGATGCCGTCCGCCCGGCCCGACAGGCCCAGATCCGGGCGACCCGGTCGGTCGGTGCCCGGCTCCCGTTCTCGGTGAGTGCGCCGTATCTCTTCCTGGCGCCGTTTTTCATCCTGTTCAGCTCGTTTCTGGCGTTCCCGATCCTCTATACGCTGTATCTCTCCTTTCACACCTACCAAGGGATCGGCAACGCCACGCTGTTCTGGATCGATCTCGGTCCGATCCAGTTCGAGCTGACACGCATCGCCCAACTGGAGTACGTCGGACTCCAGAACTACCAGCGGCTGCTCGGTGACGCGCTGTTCCAGAACGCGCTGGCGAACACGACGTTCATCCTGCTTGTGCAGGTGCCACTGATGATCGTCCTCGGACTGGCGCTGGCGCTGGCGCTGAACGCCTCCTGGATGCGGTTCAAGGGACTGTTTCGGACGACCATCGCCCTACCTGTCGCTGCGAACCTCGTCGCGTACGCGACGGTGTTCCTGTTATTGTTACAGGACAACGGGCTCGTCAACACCGTCTTCCAGATGCTCGGGCTACCGACGGTCCCGTGGCTCAGCGGCGGGACGGCGCTGATCCCCGGCCCGCTCAAGTCGGTGCTGGGGACCGGATTCTGGCCGCGTATCTCGCTTGTTGGAGCCGTCACCTGGCGCTGGACCGGTTACAACATGATTATCCTGCTGGCGGGGCTCCAGAGTATTCCCCAGCAGCTGTACGAAGCGGCCGAGATTGACGGCGCGAGCCGCTGGGAGAAGTTCCGCTACGTGACGCTTCCCCAGTTGCGCCCGGTCCTGTTGTTCGTGGTCGTCACATCGACCATCGGGACCTTCCGGCTGTTCTCCGAACCGCTGATCATCTCGGAGGGCGGCGCACCGCTGTCGGCGACCCGGACCCTCGTCGTCTATATCTACAACATCGCGTTCCAGCAGTTCCAGCTCGGCTATGCAAGCGCGATGACAGTCGTGCTGGTCGGTATCGTCGCGGTCCTCTCGATCGTCCAGCTCCGGATCGGGGGTGAATCCGATGCGTAA
- a CDS encoding carbohydrate ABC transporter permease has product MRKQTRDEAIWRFLGYTFVLLVTLLMVVPIYWIIVASTLPEQAFLSAGTDIQLFPGSNFFANLEALQARESVDFIQSIWNSVFIAIVYTLLSLVLCSMGGFAFAKYEFRFKEPIFYAILATLTLPIQLLVIPLFLLISQMGLTNSYWAIILPWAANPLGIFLMRQNMKQIPDALLESARIDGATEFQLYYRIALPTMKSSLAALAIVLFLFQWNLFLFPLVVLNQGKYTIPVAINELVGAQRVYYDQIMVAAALSIIPLFLVFLFLQRHFVSGILAGSVKE; this is encoded by the coding sequence ATGCGTAAACAGACCCGCGACGAAGCGATCTGGCGGTTCCTCGGCTACACCTTCGTCCTGCTCGTGACGCTGCTGATGGTGGTCCCGATCTACTGGATCATCGTCGCGTCGACGCTGCCCGAACAGGCGTTCCTCTCGGCGGGGACCGATATCCAGCTGTTCCCCGGGTCAAACTTCTTCGCGAACCTGGAGGCGCTGCAGGCCCGCGAGAGTGTCGACTTCATCCAGAGCATCTGGAACTCTGTGTTCATCGCCATCGTCTACACGCTACTGTCGCTCGTGCTCTGTTCGATGGGCGGGTTCGCCTTCGCCAAGTACGAGTTCCGGTTCAAGGAACCGATCTTCTACGCGATCTTGGCGACACTGACCCTGCCCATCCAGTTGCTGGTCATCCCCCTGTTCCTGCTGATCTCGCAGATGGGACTGACCAACTCCTACTGGGCGATCATCCTGCCGTGGGCGGCCAACCCGCTGGGCATCTTCCTGATGCGCCAGAACATGAAACAGATCCCCGACGCCTTGCTGGAGTCGGCCCGCATCGACGGCGCGACCGAGTTCCAGCTGTACTACCGCATCGCACTCCCGACTATGAAGTCGTCGCTGGCGGCGCTTGCCATCGTCCTGTTCCTGTTCCAGTGGAACCTCTTCCTGTTCCCGCTGGTCGTGTTGAACCAGGGCAAGTACACCATCCCGGTGGCGATCAACGAACTGGTCGGCGCCCAGCGTGTCTACTACGACCAGATCATGGTCGCGGCAGCGCTCAGCATCATCCCGCTGTTCTTGGTGTTCCTCTTCTTGCAGCGACACTTCGTCAGCGGGATCCTCGCAGGTTCGGTCAAAGAATAA
- a CDS encoding ABC transporter ATP-binding protein, whose product MAQINLDTVRKEFADDGRTIVAVNDLDLTIRDGEFLVLVGPSGCGKTTTLRSVAGLEEVTAGTITFDDEEVTDLRARDRDVAMVFQNYALYPHMNVRRNIGFGLRLSTDMSSKEIDRRVDDVAEMLGIEELLGKKPKALSGGQQQRVALGRAIVRDPEVFLMDEPLSNLDAKLRAQMRTELQELQHELDVTTVYVTHDQTEAMAMGDRIAIMNSGELQQVGTAEEVYRSPANEFVANFIGSPSINLLTATIEGDLLKGPGEFSYQLDDPSPVEGYDRVRVGIRPEDMTLVEDGIAASVTVVEPMGNENFCYMEMGDIDLTARIDSSLRPSPDETVEFGFEETALYLFDPETGEALKTMTDETDVAIEDYVTRPK is encoded by the coding sequence ATGGCACAGATAAATCTCGACACCGTACGAAAAGAGTTCGCTGACGACGGCCGCACCATCGTCGCGGTCAACGACCTCGATCTGACTATCCGGGACGGGGAGTTCCTCGTCCTGGTCGGTCCCTCGGGGTGTGGCAAGACGACGACGCTACGTAGTGTCGCCGGACTCGAAGAGGTAACGGCAGGCACCATCACCTTCGACGACGAGGAGGTTACAGACCTCCGCGCTCGTGACCGGGACGTGGCGATGGTGTTCCAGAACTATGCGCTGTACCCGCACATGAACGTGCGGCGCAATATCGGCTTCGGGCTACGACTCTCGACGGATATGTCCTCCAAGGAAATCGACCGCCGCGTCGACGATGTCGCCGAGATGCTCGGCATCGAGGAGCTTCTTGGGAAGAAACCCAAGGCGCTCTCGGGCGGCCAGCAACAGCGCGTCGCGTTGGGACGGGCGATCGTTCGAGACCCCGAAGTGTTCCTGATGGACGAACCCCTCTCGAACCTAGACGCCAAACTCCGGGCCCAGATGCGCACGGAGCTACAGGAACTCCAGCACGAACTCGACGTGACCACCGTCTACGTCACTCACGACCAGACGGAGGCGATGGCGATGGGAGATCGTATCGCCATCATGAACAGCGGGGAACTCCAGCAGGTCGGGACGGCCGAGGAGGTCTACCGCAGCCCCGCGAACGAGTTCGTCGCCAACTTCATCGGCTCGCCGTCGATCAACCTGCTGACCGCGACCATCGAGGGCGACTTGCTGAAAGGACCGGGCGAGTTCAGCTACCAGCTTGACGATCCATCGCCGGTCGAAGGGTACGACCGCGTCCGCGTGGGCATTCGTCCGGAGGACATGACCCTCGTCGAGGACGGGATCGCCGCCTCGGTGACCGTCGTCGAACCGATGGGCAACGAGAACTTCTGTTACATGGAGATGGGCGATATCGACCTGACCGCCCGCATCGACTCCAGTCTCCGCCCGAGTCCAGACGAGACCGTCGAGTTCGGGTTCGAGGAGACCGCGCTGTACCTGTTTGACCCCGAAACCGGCGAAGCGCTGAAGACGATGACCGACGAGACTGACGTTGCTATCGAGGACTACGTCACGCGACCCAAATAA
- the dgoD gene encoding galactonate dehydratase, with amino-acid sequence MIITDYDLYEVPPRWLFLRLETSDGTVGWGEPVVEGRARTVRTAVEELLDTYLLGKDPMRIEDHWQTMYRGGFYRGGPVLMSAIAGIDQALWDIKGKHHDMPVYELLGGKARDRMRVYQWVGGDRPEGVADAAREKVDEGFTALKMNATAEMRRVDSPSAVQAAEDRLAAVREAVGNDIDIGVDFHGRVSKSMARRLAKALEPYDPMFIEEPVLPEHNDALPQLASHTTNPIATGERMFSRWDFKEVFEDGCVDVIQPDLSHAGGITEVKKIASMAEAYDVAMAPHCPLGPIALAACLQVDACSPNALIQEQSLDIHYNGTSDVLDYLKDPSVFQYHDGYVDLPEGPGLGIDIDHSYVRMQAGEVDWHNPVWRHDDGSVAEW; translated from the coding sequence ATGATTATCACTGACTACGATCTCTACGAAGTACCGCCACGATGGCTGTTCCTGCGGCTGGAGACGAGCGATGGCACCGTCGGCTGGGGCGAACCAGTCGTTGAGGGCCGCGCCCGCACTGTCCGGACGGCCGTCGAAGAACTGCTCGACACCTACCTGCTGGGAAAAGACCCCATGCGTATCGAGGACCACTGGCAGACTATGTACCGCGGCGGGTTCTACCGCGGCGGGCCGGTGTTGATGTCCGCGATCGCCGGCATCGACCAAGCGCTGTGGGACATCAAGGGCAAACACCACGACATGCCCGTCTACGAACTGTTGGGCGGGAAGGCCCGCGACCGGATGCGGGTCTACCAGTGGGTCGGGGGCGACCGCCCCGAGGGCGTCGCCGACGCGGCCCGCGAGAAGGTCGACGAGGGCTTTACCGCCCTCAAAATGAATGCGACCGCGGAAATGCGCCGGGTCGACTCCCCGTCTGCCGTCCAGGCGGCCGAGGACCGCCTCGCCGCGGTCCGAGAGGCTGTCGGCAACGATATCGATATTGGCGTCGACTTCCACGGCCGGGTTTCGAAATCCATGGCCAGGCGCCTCGCGAAGGCCCTAGAACCGTACGACCCGATGTTCATCGAGGAACCGGTCTTGCCCGAACACAACGACGCGCTCCCGCAACTGGCGAGTCACACCACGAACCCAATCGCGACCGGCGAGCGGATGTTCTCCAGGTGGGACTTCAAGGAGGTTTTCGAGGACGGCTGTGTCGACGTGATCCAGCCCGACCTCTCACACGCCGGCGGGATCACCGAGGTCAAGAAGATTGCGTCGATGGCCGAGGCCTACGACGTGGCGATGGCCCCACACTGTCCGCTGGGCCCCATCGCGCTGGCGGCGTGTCTCCAAGTCGACGCCTGCTCGCCCAACGCCCTGATCCAGGAGCAGAGCCTCGACATCCACTACAACGGGACCAGCGACGTGCTGGACTACCTGAAAGACCCATCGGTGTTCCAGTACCACGACGGCTACGTCGACCTGCCGGAAGGACCGGGGCTCGGCATCGACATCGACCACAGCTACGTCCGGATGCAGGCCGGCGAGGTCGACTGGCATAACCCAGTCTGGCGCCACGACGACGGGAGCGTCGCGGAGTGGTAA
- a CDS encoding SDR family NAD(P)-dependent oxidoreductase produces MNRFADDVAIVTGSTRGIGAGVAERLAAEGASVVVSGRSEDDGSDVVETIREAGGSAHFVRADMRDPADIETLVEATVAEFGGLDVLVNNAGVETYTGADEATIDDWSFVVETDFRAFWLAAKHAYEHMDEGAIVNMSSNHSMATTPDIFPYNAVKAGINGMTRAMAVDFGPQVRVNTVAPGWVEVDRTTGDMDEERRRELEGIHPTGRLGSPEDVAGAVAFVASDDAEFVTGSTITVDGGRAAVLQDDFLPDYREER; encoded by the coding sequence ATGAACCGCTTTGCCGACGACGTGGCCATCGTTACGGGGTCGACACGCGGCATCGGTGCCGGTGTCGCCGAACGACTCGCCGCCGAGGGCGCGAGCGTCGTCGTCTCGGGTCGCTCCGAAGACGACGGCAGCGACGTCGTCGAAACCATCCGCGAGGCCGGCGGGAGTGCCCACTTCGTCCGGGCGGACATGCGCGACCCTGCCGACATCGAGACGCTGGTCGAGGCGACCGTCGCCGAGTTCGGTGGCTTGGACGTCTTGGTCAACAACGCTGGCGTCGAAACCTACACCGGCGCCGACGAGGCGACCATCGACGACTGGTCGTTCGTCGTCGAGACGGACTTCCGCGCGTTCTGGCTGGCCGCAAAACACGCTTACGAACACATGGACGAGGGCGCCATCGTCAACATGTCCTCAAACCACTCGATGGCGACGACTCCGGATATCTTCCCGTACAACGCGGTCAAGGCCGGCATCAACGGGATGACGCGGGCGATGGCTGTCGACTTCGGGCCACAGGTCCGGGTCAACACCGTCGCCCCGGGCTGGGTTGAGGTCGACCGGACCACTGGCGATATGGACGAGGAGCGCCGCCGAGAACTGGAGGGTATCCACCCGACCGGCCGGCTCGGCTCGCCCGAGGACGTGGCCGGCGCGGTGGCGTTCGTCGCCAGCGATGATGCCGAGTTCGTCACCGGGAGCACGATCACTGTCGACGGCGGCCGCGCGGCCGTCCTACAGGACGACTTCCTGCCTGACTACCGGGAGGAACGATGA